A region of the Mycobacterium sp. NBC_00419 genome:
AGGACTACCCGATCGAGCAGTACATCCGCGACGCCAAGATCGACTCGCTCTACGAGGGCACCACCGCAATTCAGGCTCAGGACTTCTTCTTTCGCAAGATCGCCCGCGATCAGGGGGTGGCGCTGACCCACGTCGTGACCCAGATCGAGACGTTCATCGACAGCCCCGACGCCAAGCCGGAACTCGCAGGCGCGCGGGCGCTGCTGGCCGAGGCCCTCGACAACCTGCGGGCGATGGTCGCCACCCTCACCGGCTACCTCTTCGGCGCCCAGCAGGATTCGCGAGAGCTGTATCGGGTGGGCCTCGAGTCGGTGCCCTTCCTGCTGGCTGTCGGTGATCTGATGATCGGCTGGCTGCTGCTGAGGCAGGCCGAGATCGCCCTCGGCGCACTCGACGGCGACCTCGATCCGCGCGAACGCTCCTTCTACAGCGGCAAAGTCGCCGTCGCGAACTTCTTCGCGCGCAACGTACTGCCTCGGCTGGCCGCCCAGCGTCGCATCGCCGAGGGCGTCGACCTGGCGATCATGGACCTGGACGAAGAGGCCTTCTGAGCGTCGGTCAAGATGGCGGGAGTAACCGCTGAGACTGAATAGGAAGTGAGCCCATGAAGCTGATCACGTCTATCGACGATGCCGAATCGCTGGTCGGCACCGAACTCGGCGTCAGCGACTGGCTCCAGATCGACCAGAAGCGCATCAACGATTTCGCCGACGTCACCGGCGATCATCAGTGGATCCACGTCGACGTCGAGCGGGCCAAGGCCGAAAGTCCTTACGGGACACCGATCGCCCACGGCTTTCTCACACTGTCACTGGTTCCCGCGCTGTCCAAGGACAACTTCCGCATCGAGAACGCCAAGATGGCCATCAACTACGGGCTCAACAAGGTCCGCTTCGTCGCCGCCGTGCCCGTCGACAGCCGGGTGCGGGTGCGCTCGGAGCTGGCCGAGGCCACCAAGGTCGACGACAGCACCGTCAACCTCACGGTGCGCCACACCATCGAGATCGACGGCGTCGACAAGCCGGCCGCCGTCGCCGAGATGATCGTGCGCACTCTGTTCTAATCGCGGGGCAGTTCACTCGGCGAACTCGACGGCGGGATAGTCCACGTCGACTTCGCTGATGTGATGCAGGTAGTTCGACAACGTCGTGGAGATGGCGTGTCCCACGATCTCCACGATCTCCGCGTCAGTCCAGCCGGCTGCGCGCACGGCCGCGAGATCGGCGGCCGCGACGTGGCCGCGGGTACGTACCACGAGTTGTGCGAACTCGAGTGCGGCTGCGGTCTTGGGATTTGACGCGCGAGCCGACCGGGCGTCGGCGATGTCGTCGGCCGGCACCCGGTAGGCGCCGGCGGCGGCGGTGTGCGCGGCAAGGCAGTACGCGCATCGGTTCTCCTGGGA
Encoded here:
- a CDS encoding MaoC family dehydratase, giving the protein MKLITSIDDAESLVGTELGVSDWLQIDQKRINDFADVTGDHQWIHVDVERAKAESPYGTPIAHGFLTLSLVPALSKDNFRIENAKMAINYGLNKVRFVAAVPVDSRVRVRSELAEATKVDDSTVNLTVRHTIEIDGVDKPAAVAEMIVRTLF
- a CDS encoding carboxymuconolactone decarboxylase family protein yields the protein MARLSTADATTDDPAQRQAREAIQKAWGRVPNLGAVLALSLPMTEAVLGFDDALGRGSLRGGIAEQLAIAVSQENRCAYCLAAHTAAAGAYRVPADDIADARSARASNPKTAAALEFAQLVVRTRGHVAAADLAAVRAAGWTDAEIVEIVGHAISTTLSNYLHHISEVDVDYPAVEFAE